Proteins encoded by one window of Dryocola sp. LX212:
- a CDS encoding virulence factor SrfB, translated as MLANLFHYKPGVTLIKDSGIQLLDFGLAPQPDAPHTGRFVRKTANGPLLRLDYDIVPGKFTLPEGQGGAPEVVKPESTVTLGHSLKVMDKTWLPLPFGRFNPPRTFVGGPDNWARVQLRRLDEPDSAGNTVRISIALDTKIYADDHPAAHLAPTQNDVRNGARFTLAWQNHEIHDFLDQTWVDGWLREVFTQFVSRHESRTEREIAGAMKMFEYQAHYLNILEMLGAQLSVPEVKIVTATLQAPAIPVDLVLDVGNTHTCGVLIEDHCEANDGLRQTAELQIRSLSEPQFINEAMFTSRLEFSEARFGKQHFSVESGRDDAFVWPSIARVGTEARRMASVRLGTEGASGISSPRRYLWDETPASQDWRFSQMGIKTQREPLATAFPLMNLMNDDGQPLYDLPMDERLPVFSPQYSRSSLMTLMLCELLAQALMQINSVGSRQSMGHLNAPRQLRNLILTLPSAMPKQERELFRQRMREAVGLVWKAMEWHPADEGFTNERDKQKSVVPVPEVHMEWDEATCGQLVWLYNEAIVNYAGQSGAFFKRLARPDRQLSEDEPAGKTLRVASIDIGGGTTDMAITQYQLDDGVGSNVKIAPRLLFREGFKVAGDDILLDVIQRCVLPALQAQMHKAGVADVTGLMTTLFGESGRMDTRGTLRQQTALQLFIPLGHAVLDFWENSDPDDRHATLEATFDELLTQRPTDNVINYVQQAVQHALPVDAPQFDLFSVPIQVELSSLQEALMAGQFTLTAPLQALCEVISHYCCDVLLITGRPACLPGVQALLRHLQPVPVNRIVWLDSYQTHEWYPFSQQGRIGNPKSTAAVGAMLCSLAMDLRLPGFNFKASDIQAYSTIRHLGMLDGNNVLSDENVWYSDIDLDNPKATLDTRLHFPLRGNACLGFRQLDNARWPATPLYTLAINSASLAKSIAGDGVLNVRLQQTRDADAFVLAEAWLQDGSKVPLSQLSFKLNTLAGSYSGASHYWIDSGSVYQK; from the coding sequence ATGCTTGCCAACCTGTTCCATTACAAACCGGGCGTGACGCTCATTAAAGACAGCGGCATCCAGCTGCTGGACTTTGGCCTTGCCCCTCAGCCAGACGCCCCGCACACCGGGCGCTTCGTGCGTAAAACCGCCAATGGCCCGCTGCTGCGCCTCGATTACGATATCGTCCCCGGTAAGTTCACGCTGCCGGAAGGCCAGGGTGGCGCGCCGGAGGTGGTGAAGCCTGAGAGCACCGTTACCCTTGGCCATTCGCTGAAGGTGATGGATAAAACCTGGCTGCCGCTGCCGTTTGGCCGTTTCAACCCGCCGCGCACCTTCGTTGGCGGACCGGATAACTGGGCGCGCGTGCAACTCCGCCGTCTTGACGAGCCAGACTCTGCGGGCAACACCGTACGAATAAGCATTGCGCTGGATACAAAAATCTACGCGGATGACCACCCTGCCGCGCATCTGGCCCCCACGCAGAACGACGTCCGCAACGGCGCTCGCTTCACGCTGGCCTGGCAGAACCACGAAATCCACGATTTCCTCGACCAGACCTGGGTAGATGGCTGGCTGCGCGAGGTATTCACCCAGTTCGTCTCGCGCCACGAATCCCGCACGGAGCGTGAAATCGCCGGTGCGATGAAGATGTTCGAGTACCAGGCGCATTACCTGAATATCCTGGAAATGCTCGGCGCGCAGCTCTCCGTGCCGGAAGTGAAAATTGTCACCGCTACGCTGCAAGCCCCTGCTATCCCTGTGGACCTGGTGCTCGACGTTGGCAACACCCACACCTGCGGCGTGCTGATTGAAGATCATTGCGAAGCCAACGACGGCCTGCGCCAGACCGCCGAACTGCAAATCCGCTCCCTGAGCGAACCGCAGTTTATTAACGAGGCAATGTTCACCAGCCGCCTTGAGTTTTCCGAAGCCAGATTCGGCAAGCAGCACTTCTCGGTGGAGAGCGGGCGCGATGACGCCTTCGTCTGGCCTTCTATCGCCCGCGTGGGGACCGAGGCCCGCCGTATGGCGAGCGTGCGCCTGGGAACGGAAGGCGCCAGCGGTATCTCCAGCCCACGCCGCTACCTGTGGGACGAAACCCCGGCGAGCCAGGACTGGCGCTTCAGCCAGATGGGCATCAAAACCCAGCGCGAACCGCTCGCCACCGCCTTCCCGCTGATGAACCTGATGAACGACGACGGCCAGCCGCTCTACGATCTGCCAATGGACGAGCGCCTGCCGGTCTTCTCGCCGCAGTACAGCCGCAGTTCGCTGATGACGCTGATGCTCTGCGAGCTGCTCGCCCAGGCGCTGATGCAGATCAACAGCGTCGGCTCCCGCCAGAGCATGGGGCACCTGAACGCGCCCCGGCAGCTGCGCAATCTTATTCTTACCCTGCCTTCCGCCATGCCGAAGCAGGAGCGCGAACTCTTCCGCCAGCGCATGCGCGAGGCCGTCGGCCTGGTGTGGAAAGCGATGGAATGGCACCCGGCGGATGAAGGCTTTACCAACGAGCGCGATAAGCAGAAGAGCGTTGTCCCGGTCCCGGAGGTTCATATGGAATGGGACGAGGCGACTTGCGGCCAGCTCGTCTGGCTGTATAACGAAGCCATCGTGAACTACGCCGGGCAAAGCGGCGCTTTCTTTAAGCGCCTCGCCCGCCCGGACCGTCAGCTTAGCGAAGATGAACCTGCGGGCAAAACACTGCGCGTTGCTTCTATTGATATCGGTGGCGGCACGACGGACATGGCTATCACCCAGTATCAGCTGGACGACGGCGTGGGCAGCAACGTCAAGATCGCTCCGCGCCTGCTGTTCCGCGAAGGTTTTAAAGTCGCGGGTGACGATATTCTTCTGGATGTCATTCAGCGCTGCGTGCTGCCAGCTTTACAGGCGCAGATGCATAAGGCGGGCGTGGCGGATGTGACCGGGCTGATGACCACGCTGTTTGGCGAGTCGGGCCGCATGGATACGCGCGGCACCCTGCGCCAGCAGACTGCCCTGCAGCTGTTTATTCCGCTGGGCCATGCGGTGCTGGATTTCTGGGAAAACAGCGATCCGGACGATCGCCATGCGACGCTGGAAGCCACCTTCGACGAGCTGCTAACCCAGCGGCCAACGGATAACGTGATTAATTACGTTCAGCAGGCCGTACAGCACGCGCTGCCAGTCGACGCGCCGCAGTTTGACCTGTTCAGCGTACCGATCCAGGTCGAGCTTTCTTCGCTGCAGGAAGCGCTGATGGCCGGGCAATTCACGCTCACCGCGCCGCTTCAGGCCTTATGTGAAGTTATCAGCCACTACTGCTGTGATGTCCTGCTGATTACCGGCCGCCCGGCCTGTCTTCCGGGCGTGCAGGCGCTGCTTCGCCACCTGCAGCCGGTGCCGGTTAACCGCATCGTCTGGCTCGATAGCTACCAGACGCACGAGTGGTATCCGTTCAGCCAGCAGGGGCGCATCGGCAACCCGAAATCCACCGCGGCCGTCGGGGCCATGCTGTGCAGCCTGGCGATGGACCTGCGCCTGCCTGGCTTTAATTTCAAAGCCAGCGATATCCAGGCGTACTCGACCATTCGCCATCTGGGCATGCTCGACGGCAACAACGTACTGAGCGATGAAAACGTCTGGTACAGCGATATCGATTTGGATAATCCAAAAGCAACCCTGGATACCCGCCTGCACTTTCCGCTGCGCGGTAACGCCTGCCTGGGCTTCCGCCAGCTGGATAATGCGCGCTGGCCCGCAACGCCGCTCTATACCCTGGCGATTAACTCGGCCTCGCTTGCCAAATCTATCGCCGGAGACGGCGTCTTAAACGTGCGCTTACAGCAAACCCGCGATGCGGACGCCTTTGTATTAGCCGAAGCCTGGCTGCAGGACGGCAGCAAAGTGCCGCTCAGCCAACTGAGCTTTAAACTGAACACGCTCGCCGGCAGCTACAGCGGCGCGAGCCACTACTGGATCGACAGCGGGAGCGTCTATCAAAAATGA
- a CDS encoding SrfA family protein, producing MAKTLLRSGSLDDFLALGENGQAVFDSALQIRETLRLRKQHAVADSLAIPQPNDEGDRVDWYAPLEGSVLSWAAASDEQRKKALRYLDNGLANIATLIQRCQQAEKTAIQLFGSLLSSALQFPGSQHVYLVNGKPVITFWGFVNLNQGARDDVLDCLRAAEPHEPVIEFVPEPDLPETAPAPTQISSPDEPLVYSLPMQAAPAPVIVQEEPEALPAAKPKSRLWMLPVAAAALVLMAAPVAWNSLSTPEAKPLASVKAKPASIAPAAIKTVDQPVPQSTLPLAQANVVAAPAPEPEAAPEPAPASAPKHALMLPAEALKIGSTKFLNGSWRVTIDASNPITGKPPVLRYQIADNKGTARLVHGDNISCKVAVFSGLHSNGVLMIKTRGSARCSDGSRYPMPEISCRPGDNGVAQCSGRYAGDTVVPLTFKKVGD from the coding sequence GTGGCAAAAACTTTACTGCGCAGCGGCAGTCTTGACGACTTTCTGGCGCTGGGTGAAAACGGACAGGCGGTGTTTGACTCGGCGCTGCAGATACGCGAAACCCTGCGCCTGCGTAAACAGCATGCGGTGGCGGACAGCCTTGCAATCCCCCAGCCGAACGACGAGGGCGACCGTGTTGACTGGTATGCGCCGCTCGAGGGCAGCGTGCTGAGCTGGGCCGCCGCCAGCGACGAGCAGCGAAAAAAAGCGCTGCGCTATTTGGATAACGGACTGGCGAACATCGCCACGCTCATTCAGCGCTGCCAGCAGGCGGAGAAAACGGCCATTCAGCTGTTTGGCTCGCTGCTCTCCAGCGCTTTGCAGTTCCCCGGCAGCCAGCATGTTTATCTGGTTAACGGCAAACCGGTTATCACTTTCTGGGGCTTTGTGAATCTTAATCAGGGCGCGCGTGATGACGTGCTGGACTGCCTGCGCGCGGCTGAACCCCATGAGCCGGTTATCGAATTTGTTCCCGAGCCTGATTTACCAGAAACTGCTCCCGCTCCCACCCAAATAAGCTCCCCGGACGAGCCGCTGGTTTATTCCCTGCCGATGCAGGCTGCTCCTGCCCCCGTTATCGTTCAGGAAGAGCCCGAAGCGCTACCGGCTGCGAAACCTAAATCCCGCTTATGGATGCTACCTGTTGCCGCAGCAGCGCTGGTTTTGATGGCGGCTCCCGTTGCCTGGAACTCTTTATCGACCCCGGAAGCAAAACCTTTAGCGTCGGTAAAAGCGAAGCCTGCATCCATTGCGCCTGCCGCGATCAAAACCGTCGATCAACCCGTTCCGCAGTCCACGCTGCCGCTGGCCCAGGCCAACGTAGTTGCCGCCCCCGCTCCTGAACCTGAGGCAGCACCAGAGCCCGCTCCCGCTTCTGCCCCTAAGCATGCCCTGATGCTCCCGGCGGAGGCGCTGAAAATTGGTTCGACGAAATTCCTTAACGGCTCCTGGCGCGTGACCATCGATGCCAGTAACCCGATCACCGGTAAACCTCCGGTGCTGCGCTATCAGATTGCGGATAACAAAGGCACCGCGCGGCTGGTTCATGGCGATAACATCAGCTGCAAAGTGGCGGTGTTCTCCGGCCTGCACAGCAACGGCGTGCTGATGATTAAAACCCGTGGCAGCGCGCGCTGTAGCGACGGCTCCCGCTATCCGATGCCGGAAATCTCCTGCAGGCCCGGCGATAACGGCGTGGCCCAGTGCAGCGGACGCTACGCGGGCGACACCGTAGTGCCGTTGACGTTTAAGAAAGTGGGTGACTGA
- a CDS encoding glutamine amidotransferase produces the protein MPESLPILLVQMGHPPADIRDAVGEQPQWFRAALGDRVSVKVVCPFDGDPLPVAGTFRAAVISGSWSMVTDHEAWSERTAEWTREMMQAGVPMLGVCYGHQLMAYATGGVVDYHPQGSEVGQLPVTLSAAARQDALLGELPDTFDVFLSHEQSVLTLPPGAAALGASSHDPHQIIRYSPTAISVQFHPEFTAPVMSQIITSRSERIAMKGKDRDALLSRVSDTPESRSLLQRFVFGG, from the coding sequence ATGCCTGAGTCCCTTCCGATCCTGCTGGTGCAGATGGGCCATCCGCCTGCGGATATTCGTGATGCGGTGGGTGAACAGCCGCAATGGTTTCGCGCCGCGCTCGGCGACAGGGTATCGGTGAAAGTGGTTTGCCCGTTCGACGGCGACCCGCTGCCGGTGGCAGGAACGTTTCGCGCGGCGGTGATTTCAGGCTCATGGTCGATGGTGACGGACCACGAGGCGTGGAGCGAGCGCACCGCCGAATGGACAAGAGAAATGATGCAGGCCGGGGTGCCGATGCTGGGCGTCTGCTACGGTCATCAGCTTATGGCCTACGCAACGGGCGGCGTGGTGGACTACCATCCGCAGGGCAGCGAAGTAGGGCAGCTGCCGGTAACGCTAAGCGCGGCTGCCAGACAGGATGCCTTGCTGGGTGAGTTACCCGATACCTTTGACGTATTCCTGAGCCACGAGCAAAGCGTGCTGACGCTGCCGCCGGGCGCAGCGGCATTGGGCGCATCCAGCCACGACCCGCATCAGATTATCCGCTACTCCCCAACGGCCATTTCGGTGCAGTTCCATCCGGAGTTTACCGCGCCGGTAATGAGCCAAATCATCACCAGCCGCAGCGAAAGAATTGCCATGAAGGGCAAAGATCGGGATGCGCTGTTGTCGCGCGTGAGCGATACGCCAGAGTCCCGGTCGTTATTGCAGCGGTTTGTATTCGGTGGATGA
- a CDS encoding aminoglycoside phosphotransferase family protein, translated as MDTFKLKPWLNRWNLIPDGTPFITHTSQLYPVKTAAHGIKAMLKVTDDADEQAGNSLMAWWEGNGAAQVLAHENEAILLSRAIGSASLSAMSREDQDDVACRILCITANRLHTFPKRPLPQLTPLHEWFYPLKRAALKYGGILTRCAEISEDLLSSPRDVVALHGDLHHGNVLDFETSGWLAIDPKGLIGERGFDFANIFTNPDLGNPVPRVATVPEIFKQRLSIVAETADLDRDRLLKWIIAWCGLSTAWSLSSNDTVSTTIKVAELAMTELEQ; from the coding sequence ATGGATACGTTCAAGTTAAAACCCTGGCTAAATCGCTGGAACCTCATTCCTGATGGCACTCCATTTATAACTCATACATCCCAGTTATATCCGGTCAAAACGGCAGCACATGGTATTAAAGCCATGTTAAAAGTTACGGATGATGCGGATGAACAAGCCGGTAATTCACTCATGGCATGGTGGGAAGGGAATGGTGCGGCACAGGTTCTTGCACATGAAAATGAAGCAATTCTTCTCTCAAGAGCCATAGGTTCCGCATCTTTATCAGCTATGTCCCGTGAAGATCAGGATGATGTAGCTTGTCGTATTTTGTGTATTACTGCGAACCGGCTTCATACATTCCCCAAAAGACCATTACCCCAGCTTACGCCTCTACATGAGTGGTTTTATCCTCTAAAACGAGCGGCATTGAAGTATGGCGGTATCCTGACACGTTGCGCAGAAATTTCAGAAGATTTGCTTTCTTCTCCACGAGATGTGGTCGCATTACATGGTGACTTACATCACGGTAACGTGCTTGATTTTGAAACGTCGGGCTGGTTAGCCATTGACCCAAAAGGACTAATAGGGGAACGGGGATTCGACTTTGCCAATATTTTCACTAATCCGGATCTTGGTAATCCAGTGCCTCGTGTCGCGACTGTACCGGAGATATTTAAACAGAGGTTAAGTATTGTTGCCGAGACGGCAGATCTGGACAGAGATCGTCTTCTCAAATGGATAATTGCATGGTGTGGGCTTTCAACCGCCTGGTCCCTCTCAAGTAACGATACGGTTTCAACAACTATAAAAGTTGCCGAGTTGGCGATGACTGAATTGGAACAGTGA
- a CDS encoding LacI family DNA-binding transcriptional regulator: protein MSIDKVARTAGVSTATVSRVLNGNPAVKPDTRDKVLAAIESCDYQPNLLARQLRTARSRMLLVLVSNITNPFCARVVRGIEEEAEKHGYHILLCNSESRLTRESAYLQLLSGKVVDGVITMDAISCLPGLTTLIGDSPWVQCGEGDPGYNASSVTIDNFKAAAAAVDHLTSAGYKRIALINGDLRYLYSQQREAGYRSARSSAWQAVVYADSLEYQAGVQAMAELFTLPEPPDAVFAISDALAGGALHYAHINGLRVPQDVAIMGFDGVPFGSVTSPPLTTVEQPMHQLGVRSVQLLLERIDNPEVETVNEILDWKLVVRGSV from the coding sequence ATGTCGATAGATAAAGTCGCCCGCACCGCCGGAGTTTCCACCGCCACCGTCTCCAGAGTGCTGAACGGCAATCCCGCAGTGAAGCCCGATACCCGCGACAAAGTGCTGGCTGCTATAGAATCTTGCGACTACCAGCCCAACCTGCTGGCCCGCCAGCTTCGCACGGCTCGCAGCCGCATGCTGCTCGTTCTTGTCTCCAACATCACCAACCCCTTCTGCGCCCGCGTGGTGCGCGGCATTGAAGAAGAAGCGGAAAAACACGGCTATCACATTCTTCTGTGTAACTCTGAATCCCGGCTGACGCGCGAGTCCGCCTATCTGCAGCTGCTGAGCGGCAAAGTCGTGGACGGCGTGATCACTATGGACGCCATCAGCTGTCTGCCGGGCTTAACCACGCTTATCGGCGATTCCCCGTGGGTGCAGTGCGGCGAAGGCGATCCGGGTTATAACGCCTCTTCCGTCACGATCGATAACTTCAAAGCGGCGGCGGCTGCGGTGGATCACCTTACCAGCGCGGGCTACAAACGCATTGCGCTGATCAACGGCGATCTGCGCTATCTCTATTCCCAGCAGCGTGAGGCTGGGTATCGTTCCGCAAGAAGCAGTGCGTGGCAGGCCGTGGTCTATGCGGACAGCCTCGAATATCAGGCGGGCGTACAGGCAATGGCGGAACTGTTCACCCTGCCGGAGCCGCCGGACGCGGTGTTTGCCATCTCCGACGCCTTAGCCGGTGGCGCCTTGCATTACGCCCACATCAACGGACTGCGAGTCCCGCAGGACGTGGCAATTATGGGCTTCGACGGTGTGCCGTTCGGCTCGGTGACCAGCCCGCCGCTGACCACGGTCGAGCAGCCAATGCACCAGCTGGGCGTGCGCAGCGTGCAGCTCCTACTGGAGAGAATTGATAACCCAGAGGTGGAAACGGTGAATGAAATTCTGGACTGGAAGCTGGTGGTGCGGGGATCGGTGTAG
- a CDS encoding MFS transporter, with the protein MSSQSAVGAQVLTHKWVIPRLSLMMFLEFFVWGAWYVTLGVVMGKYGLSAVIGDAYSTGPIASILSPFVLGMLVDRFFASQKVLGILHLVGAALLWWLPGMFESGQSGLLWVVFAYMLCYMPTIALSNNVAFHSLANSERGFPIVRAFGTIGWIVAGLIVGMSGLSDSTGIFTMAAVASVVLGIYSFTLPNTPAPDRGKPLSLRDLVCADAFALLKQKHFMVFIICATLISIPLAAYYAYAAPFISALGFENVSGVMAFGQMSELLFMLLIPFFFRRLGIKMMLLIGMLAWFARYAMFALSIAEETRWMIYIGIILHGVCYDFFFVIGFIYTDKVAGDKVKGQAQSLLVLFTYGLGMLIGSQISGAVFNRSVTAQGAEALVQWQHFWWMPAIAAVVIAAIFFFTFHYKEGANNGR; encoded by the coding sequence ATGTCTTCTCAATCAGCCGTTGGGGCTCAGGTGTTAACCCATAAGTGGGTTATCCCGCGCCTGTCGTTAATGATGTTTCTGGAGTTTTTCGTCTGGGGTGCCTGGTACGTGACGCTGGGCGTGGTGATGGGCAAATACGGGCTGAGCGCGGTAATAGGGGATGCGTACTCCACCGGGCCAATCGCCTCGATTCTTTCGCCGTTCGTGCTCGGGATGCTGGTTGACCGCTTCTTTGCCTCGCAGAAAGTGCTGGGCATTCTGCATCTGGTCGGCGCGGCTCTGCTCTGGTGGCTGCCGGGCATGTTTGAAAGCGGGCAAAGCGGCCTGCTGTGGGTGGTCTTCGCCTACATGCTTTGCTATATGCCGACCATCGCACTCAGCAACAACGTTGCGTTCCACAGCCTGGCAAACAGCGAGAGGGGCTTCCCGATAGTGCGCGCCTTCGGCACCATCGGCTGGATTGTTGCCGGGCTGATTGTCGGGATGAGCGGGCTGTCCGACAGTACCGGCATCTTTACCATGGCCGCCGTCGCCTCGGTGGTGTTGGGCATCTACAGCTTCACGCTGCCAAACACGCCAGCACCGGATCGCGGCAAACCACTTTCCCTGCGTGACCTGGTCTGCGCCGACGCCTTCGCGCTGTTGAAACAAAAGCACTTCATGGTGTTTATCATCTGCGCCACGCTGATCTCCATTCCGCTGGCCGCTTACTACGCCTATGCCGCACCGTTTATCTCCGCGCTGGGCTTCGAGAACGTCAGCGGGGTAATGGCCTTCGGGCAGATGTCCGAGCTACTGTTCATGCTGCTGATCCCGTTCTTCTTCCGCCGCCTCGGCATCAAGATGATGCTGCTGATCGGCATGCTCGCGTGGTTTGCCCGCTACGCCATGTTCGCGCTGAGTATCGCGGAGGAAACCCGCTGGATGATTTACATCGGCATTATCCTGCACGGGGTGTGCTACGACTTCTTCTTCGTTATCGGCTTTATCTATACCGATAAGGTGGCGGGGGACAAGGTGAAAGGCCAGGCGCAGAGCCTGCTGGTGCTGTTCACCTACGGGCTGGGGATGCTCATCGGCTCGCAGATCAGCGGCGCGGTATTCAACCGCTCGGTCACCGCGCAGGGGGCCGAGGCGCTGGTACAGTGGCAGCACTTCTGGTGGATGCCTGCTATCGCCGCGGTCGTGATTGCCGCCATTTTCTTCTTCACCTTCCATTACAAAGAAGGTGCGAATAATGGCAGATAG
- a CDS encoding Gfo/Idh/MocA family protein: MADRALRVLVVGCGNMGAAHALAYQALPEFTLCGLLARGDSKHRLRQQLGADIPLFDDMQVAIIQTQADAVCIATWPDSHEVLALTALAAGCHVFIEKPIATTVSGAKRVVATAQLAGKKLVVGYILRHHPVWQQFIELAHTLGKPLVMRMNLNQQSAGAAWHTHKMLMQSLSPIVDCGVHYLDVMCQMTQSSPLSVSAIGVRLTDQIPAKQFNYGQLQVRFADGSVGWYEAGWGPMMSQMAFFIKDVIGPEGSVSIVACEAGGEGRSASVEAHTLTESLRLHHSRLNADGEFAAPDEWISADGEPDHYELCRLEQKFFARAIFDDNDLTQHQQQAIESLAVVLAADLAAREQRMVNIKEVL; encoded by the coding sequence ATGGCAGATAGGGCACTCCGGGTGCTGGTAGTGGGCTGCGGCAATATGGGCGCGGCTCACGCTCTGGCCTATCAGGCGCTACCGGAATTTACTCTCTGCGGGCTGCTCGCCCGTGGGGACTCTAAACATCGCCTCCGGCAGCAGCTGGGGGCCGATATTCCGCTGTTCGACGATATGCAGGTGGCAATTATACAAACACAGGCGGATGCGGTCTGCATCGCCACCTGGCCGGACAGCCATGAAGTGCTGGCGCTGACGGCGCTCGCTGCGGGCTGCCATGTGTTTATCGAGAAACCCATCGCCACCACCGTATCCGGCGCGAAGCGCGTGGTGGCAACGGCCCAGCTGGCGGGTAAAAAACTCGTCGTTGGTTATATTCTTCGTCATCACCCGGTCTGGCAGCAGTTTATCGAACTGGCGCATACCCTCGGCAAACCGCTGGTGATGCGCATGAACCTCAACCAGCAGAGCGCCGGGGCCGCCTGGCACACCCATAAAATGCTGATGCAGTCGCTGTCGCCGATCGTGGACTGCGGCGTGCACTATCTGGACGTGATGTGCCAGATGACCCAGTCCAGCCCGCTGTCGGTCAGCGCCATAGGCGTGCGGTTAACCGATCAAATCCCGGCAAAACAGTTTAATTACGGCCAGCTTCAGGTGCGCTTTGCCGACGGCTCGGTGGGCTGGTACGAGGCGGGCTGGGGGCCGATGATGAGCCAGATGGCGTTCTTTATTAAGGACGTTATCGGGCCGGAGGGTTCCGTCTCCATCGTCGCCTGCGAGGCGGGCGGCGAAGGGCGGTCCGCCAGCGTTGAAGCCCATACCCTCACCGAATCCCTGCGCCTGCATCATTCCCGGCTGAACGCCGACGGCGAATTTGCCGCGCCGGACGAGTGGATAAGTGCCGACGGCGAACCCGACCACTACGAACTCTGCCGCCTGGAACAGAAGTTCTTTGCCCGCGCAATTTTTGACGATAACGATTTAACGCAGCACCAGCAGCAGGCTATCGAGAGCCTGGCTGTGGTGCTGGCGGCTGACCTCGCGGCGCGCGAGCAGCGCATGGTGAACATTAAGGAGGTGTTGTAA
- a CDS encoding sugar phosphate isomerase/epimerase family protein, which translates to MKTLKGPSIFLSQFIGDRPPFNSLETLAAWAAGLGYKAVQIPTHLPHIFDLRKAAESKDYCAEISGTLANVGLQISELSTHLQGQLIAVHPAYDAAFAGFAPPELAHDAKARQQWGVESLKQAARASQNLGLKAHATFSGALAWPYFYPWPPRNAVLIDEAFKELANRWRPVLDVFDEAGVDVCFELHPGEDLHDGVTFERFLGLVDNHPRCNILYDPSHMLLQHMDYLGFIDLYHSRIKAFHVKDAEFQRSARSGVYAGFQPWVERPGRFRSLGDGQVDFKGIFSRLAQYGYEGWATLEWECCLKSGEAGAREGAKFIADHIIPVADYAFDDFAHSESNGAAVRKMLGLEG; encoded by the coding sequence ATGAAAACGCTAAAAGGGCCATCCATTTTTCTTTCCCAGTTTATCGGCGACAGGCCGCCGTTTAACTCCCTGGAAACCCTGGCGGCCTGGGCTGCCGGGCTGGGCTACAAAGCGGTGCAAATCCCGACGCATCTGCCGCATATTTTCGATCTGCGCAAAGCAGCTGAAAGCAAAGATTACTGCGCGGAAATCAGCGGCACGCTGGCTAATGTCGGCCTGCAAATCAGCGAACTTTCTACACATCTGCAGGGCCAGCTTATCGCCGTGCATCCTGCTTACGACGCCGCCTTTGCTGGCTTTGCCCCGCCGGAGCTGGCGCACGATGCAAAAGCCCGCCAGCAGTGGGGCGTTGAAAGCCTGAAGCAGGCGGCACGGGCTTCGCAAAACCTGGGCCTGAAGGCCCATGCTACCTTTTCCGGCGCGCTGGCCTGGCCATATTTCTACCCGTGGCCGCCGCGCAATGCCGTACTTATCGATGAAGCCTTTAAGGAGCTGGCAAACCGCTGGCGGCCCGTGCTGGACGTCTTTGATGAGGCAGGCGTCGACGTCTGTTTTGAGCTGCATCCCGGTGAAGATTTGCATGATGGCGTCACATTTGAGCGTTTTCTAGGACTGGTTGATAATCATCCGCGCTGCAATATCCTTTATGACCCGAGCCATATGCTGCTGCAGCACATGGATTACCTCGGGTTTATCGATCTCTATCACTCCCGTATTAAGGCATTCCACGTAAAAGACGCGGAGTTTCAACGCTCTGCCCGCAGCGGCGTATATGCGGGATTCCAGCCGTGGGTGGAGCGTCCGGGGCGTTTCCGTTCGCTGGGGGACGGGCAGGTCGATTTCAAAGGCATTTTCAGCAGGCTCGCGCAGTACGGCTATGAAGGGTGGGCTACGCTTGAATGGGAGTGCTGTCTGAAATCGGGCGAAGCGGGCGCGCGCGAAGGGGCGAAATTTATCGCCGACCACATCATTCCCGTTGCCGACTACGCTTTTGATGATTTTGCCCATAGCGAAAGCAACGGTGCGGCGGTGCGTAAAATGCTCGGGCTGGAGGGTTAA